One window of Saimiri boliviensis isolate mSaiBol1 chromosome 4, mSaiBol1.pri, whole genome shotgun sequence genomic DNA carries:
- the PPP1R11 gene encoding E3 ubiquitin-protein ligase PPP1R11 isoform X2 — MGKRIQDLEKGKEIKDEENRSLTIKLRKRKPEKKVEWTSDTVDNEHMGRRSSKCCCIYEKPRAFGESSTESDEEEEEGCGHTHCVRGHRKGRRRASLGPTPTTPPQPPDPSQPPPGPMQH; from the exons aatcaaagaTGAG GAGAACCGGAGCCTTACCATCAAACTTCGGAAACggaagccagagaaaaaggtggAATGGACAAGTGACACTGTGGACAATGAACACATGGGCCGCCGCTCATCAAAAT GCTGCTGTATTTATGAGAAACCTCGGGCCTTTGGTGAGAGCTCCACGGAAagtgatgaggaggaagaagagggctgTGGTCATACACACTGTGTACGTGGCCACCGCAAAGGACGGCGTCGTGCGTCCCTGGGACCGacccccaccacccctccccagcctcctgaccCTTCCCAGCCCCCACCAGGGCCAATGCAGCACTAA